DNA sequence from the Marinilongibacter aquaticus genome:
AAGCCTTCGCGAAACGCGGAAAAACGTTTTCAACCTAAAGCCCACATCCCTGTTGTGAAACTGATCCATTATTCCCCCGATAAAGAAGACCTTGTACAAAATGCCCAAGAAGGCAAGAGGAATAAAGAACAACAGAAACGCAGAGAAATCTGCCCAATTCGCACGCAAAAAATCGGCCAAAATCATGAAATCGAAAGTATACCACAAAGACTCAAGCTCGGCAGAGTGCCCTTGCGATTGGCTGAAAAAATGCTGAAAAACCGGCAAGAGCAACGCCGCAAAAAAGGTGTATACAAGATACATGACCACATGCAAGGGCCATTTCCTCCACAATGCACTTAAACTGGACCGAATCGGCCCCTTCATCGCAATTTGGGATTATTCAAATGCCGCTGGGCATCGCGAATGCTCTTTTTCTCCATGTTTTTGTTCAGGGCCTCGGTCAGGTCAATACCCGTTTGATTGGCCAAACAAATGAGCACAAAAAGCACGTCGGCCATTTCATCGCCCAGGTCTTTTCCTTTATCCGATTCTTTCTCAGACTGCTCGCCGTATCTACGCGACATGATGCGGGCCACTTCGCCCACCTCTTCCATCAAAATGGCCGTGTTGGTCAATTCGTTGAAATAGCGAACACCCACACGCTTTATCCACTCATCTACCTCTTGCTGAGCTTCAGAAATTGTCATATCAATCTGGTTTAACACGCCCCCAGCCCAAAGTGCTTACCATCCATTTGGGCAGTGGTTTTTCCATTCCACGTTTTTGAAGATTGATAAAAATACCAAATTTCTTTAAAACAGGCACTTTGTGCGTTTCCACAAATTCCAGCAAGGTACCATCCGGATCGGCGATGTAGCTGAAACGGCCACCCGCTTCACCCATATCAAAGGTATTTCCACTGTCTACCGTAAATGGGAAACCCGAATCTGCGGCCTTCTTTTTAAAGGCTTCCATATCCAAAGTATCGAAACAAAGGTGAATGTAGCCCAGATCGCCCCATGAACGTCCATCCATAATGACTTTCGGCTCGTCTTCTATCAACTGCACCAATTCGATTTCTATATTG
Encoded proteins:
- a CDS encoding nucleotide pyrophosphohydrolase produces the protein MTISEAQQEVDEWIKRVGVRYFNELTNTAILMEEVGEVARIMSRRYGEQSEKESDKGKDLGDEMADVLFVLICLANQTGIDLTEALNKNMEKKSIRDAQRHLNNPKLR